The following proteins come from a genomic window of Nocardiopsis sp. YSL2:
- a CDS encoding DNA polymerase III subunit alpha, with protein sequence MPQAHGHADFAHLNVVSSASARYGTTPPERLVERAAELDMGLLALTDRDGVYGMVKHVRACQKAGLRPVLGCNLAVAAPDGGRVTLLARGRRGWASLCRLVTQAHDTTADTPALSLHSLAQHADGLVVLLGPESDVGTALTQDRPGLAQRLLDRWHATAETVIELVDHYTPGHRHTAQALLDLAARTRTLAVLTNAVRYPRPTDAEVAHVLDEARRWLPGGTRPGPATAQAHLKSGAQMLEVARRLCGDDTAARRLIAHTNALAASCAMDPDADLGMDRAHMPDVHDPRDRLWRDCEDGLHRLGLHRDPDAVHRLAGELEVIENKGLSAYFLTVADAAARIRDKGIRCSIRGSGTGSLVNHLLGISAINPLDHGLLMERFLSHSRSGLPDIDLDVESARRLEAYDAVFAAYPDTACVSMMETYRARSAIRDVGAAMGIPPHEIDTLAKAFPHVRARRIRSAAQDLPELRGFQGTGLGSAAAQTLFRLAESLDGLPRHIAMHPCGLVVSGSTLRERTPLEPSRAGYPMVQFDKEDVEEMGLIKLDVIGVRMQSAMSHARDEVARTTGEHLDLDALPQDESTYRMISSSATLGCFQIESPGQRELVSRLRPTDMDDLICDISLFRPGPVGSDMITPYLAARDGLSPPIHPSPVLADLLAPTGGVVIFHEQVIGTLHAMTGCGLDQAESMRRRLGTEEGRAQVQQTFTTMADECGHDPRIVERVWEILSSFGSFGFCKAHAAAFALPTYQSAWLKRHHPAAFYAGVLTHDPGMYPRRAIIDDARRFGVPVLGVDIDRSEDRWRVEDADGVWGVRASLADVRGITAAEIDRVLAERPFHSLPDAANRARLSRDVLENLVRVGAFDALYRIGSDPAAPHRRDLLLQVSALERAGRTRTDSGQIPLPMTGAAPVQGALPEMSDDERVRAELEVLGYEVDRHLLNGHAELLAALAAGHRLVPARDLHLVPNGQEVLVAGVKVATQTPAVRSGQRIIFTTLDDATGLVDLTFFESVQDRCAATVFGSWLLAVRGRVRRSGSGMATVTATHAYDLGELTAAWEESGSAGLADALRPQGPVRASRGVGGRRIRYSSGFRVSPYADLPSVTAAPRGLWHASPGSSGP encoded by the coding sequence ATGCCGCAGGCCCACGGGCACGCGGACTTCGCGCACCTGAACGTCGTCTCCTCGGCCTCGGCCCGCTACGGCACCACCCCGCCCGAGCGACTCGTCGAGCGCGCCGCGGAACTCGACATGGGCCTGCTCGCCCTCACCGACCGCGACGGCGTCTACGGCATGGTCAAACACGTACGCGCCTGCCAGAAGGCGGGGCTGCGCCCCGTCCTGGGCTGCAATCTGGCCGTGGCCGCCCCCGACGGAGGCCGCGTCACCCTCCTGGCCCGCGGCCGACGCGGCTGGGCCTCCCTGTGCCGCCTGGTCACCCAGGCCCACGACACCACGGCCGACACCCCCGCCCTGTCCCTGCACTCCCTGGCCCAGCACGCCGACGGCCTCGTCGTCCTGCTCGGCCCCGAGTCCGACGTCGGCACCGCCCTGACCCAGGACCGCCCCGGCCTCGCCCAGCGCCTCCTGGACCGCTGGCACGCCACCGCCGAGACGGTGATCGAACTCGTCGACCACTACACCCCCGGCCACCGGCACACCGCCCAGGCCCTCCTCGACCTGGCCGCCCGGACCCGCACCCTGGCCGTGCTCACCAACGCCGTCCGCTACCCCCGCCCCACCGACGCCGAGGTCGCCCACGTCCTGGACGAGGCCCGCCGCTGGCTGCCCGGCGGCACCCGCCCCGGGCCCGCCACCGCCCAGGCCCACCTCAAGAGCGGCGCACAGATGCTGGAGGTCGCCCGTCGCCTGTGCGGAGACGACACCGCGGCCCGCCGCCTGATCGCCCACACCAACGCCCTGGCCGCCTCCTGCGCCATGGACCCCGACGCCGACCTGGGCATGGACCGCGCCCACATGCCCGACGTCCACGACCCCCGCGACCGCCTGTGGCGCGACTGCGAGGACGGCCTGCACCGGCTCGGCCTGCACCGCGACCCCGACGCCGTGCACCGCCTGGCCGGTGAACTGGAGGTCATCGAGAACAAGGGCCTGTCGGCCTACTTCCTCACCGTCGCCGACGCCGCCGCGCGCATCCGCGACAAGGGCATCCGGTGCTCCATCCGCGGATCGGGCACCGGCAGCCTGGTCAACCACCTGCTGGGCATCTCCGCGATCAACCCCCTGGACCACGGGCTGCTCATGGAGCGCTTCCTCAGCCACAGCCGCAGCGGCCTGCCCGACATCGACCTGGACGTGGAGTCCGCCCGCCGACTGGAGGCCTACGACGCGGTCTTCGCCGCCTACCCCGACACCGCCTGCGTGTCCATGATGGAGACCTATCGCGCCCGCAGCGCCATCCGCGACGTCGGCGCCGCGATGGGGATCCCCCCGCACGAGATCGACACCCTGGCCAAGGCCTTCCCCCACGTGCGCGCCCGCCGCATCCGCTCCGCCGCCCAGGACCTGCCCGAACTGCGCGGTTTCCAGGGCACCGGCCTGGGCTCGGCCGCCGCCCAGACCCTCTTCCGGCTCGCGGAGAGCCTGGACGGCCTGCCCCGCCACATCGCCATGCACCCCTGCGGCCTGGTCGTCTCCGGCTCCACGCTGCGCGAGCGCACACCCCTGGAACCCAGCCGCGCCGGCTACCCCATGGTCCAGTTCGACAAGGAGGACGTGGAGGAGATGGGGCTGATCAAACTCGACGTCATCGGTGTGCGCATGCAGTCGGCCATGTCCCACGCCCGCGACGAGGTCGCGCGCACCACCGGCGAACACCTGGACCTGGACGCCCTGCCCCAGGACGAGTCCACGTACCGGATGATCTCCTCCTCGGCCACCCTGGGCTGCTTCCAGATCGAGTCGCCCGGCCAGCGCGAACTCGTCAGCCGCCTGCGCCCCACCGACATGGACGACCTGATCTGCGACATCTCCCTGTTCCGGCCGGGCCCCGTCGGCAGCGACATGATCACCCCCTACCTGGCCGCCCGCGACGGCCTGAGCCCACCGATCCACCCCTCCCCCGTCCTGGCCGACCTGCTCGCCCCGACCGGCGGGGTCGTGATCTTCCACGAGCAGGTCATCGGGACCCTGCACGCCATGACCGGCTGCGGCCTCGACCAGGCCGAGTCGATGCGCCGACGGCTCGGCACGGAGGAGGGCCGAGCCCAGGTACAGCAGACCTTCACCACCATGGCCGACGAGTGCGGGCACGACCCGCGGATCGTCGAGCGGGTCTGGGAGATCCTGTCCTCCTTCGGCTCCTTCGGCTTCTGCAAGGCCCACGCCGCCGCGTTCGCCCTGCCCACCTACCAGTCGGCCTGGCTCAAACGCCACCACCCCGCCGCCTTCTACGCCGGTGTCCTCACCCACGACCCCGGCATGTACCCGCGCCGCGCCATCATCGACGACGCCCGCCGCTTCGGCGTCCCCGTGCTGGGCGTGGACATCGACCGCTCCGAGGACCGGTGGCGGGTGGAGGACGCGGACGGCGTCTGGGGTGTGCGCGCCTCCCTGGCCGACGTCCGGGGCATCACCGCGGCCGAGATCGACCGGGTCCTGGCCGAACGCCCCTTCCACTCGCTGCCCGACGCCGCCAACCGGGCCCGCCTGTCCCGCGACGTACTGGAGAACCTGGTCAGGGTGGGCGCCTTCGACGCGCTGTACCGGATCGGCTCCGACCCGGCCGCACCCCACCGGCGCGACCTCCTCCTCCAGGTCAGCGCCCTGGAACGAGCCGGCCGCACCAGGACCGACAGCGGCCAGATCCCCCTGCCGATGACGGGGGCCGCCCCCGTGCAGGGGGCGCTGCCGGAGATGAGCGACGACGAACGCGTGCGCGCCGAGTTGGAGGTGCTGGGCTACGAGGTGGACCGGCACCTGCTGAACGGCCACGCCGAACTGCTGGCCGCCCTGGCCGCCGGGCACCGCCTGGTCCCCGCCCGCGACCTGCACCTGGTCCCCAACGGGCAGGAGGTGCTGGTGGCGGGAGTGAAGGTGGCCACCCAGACCCCGGCGGTGCGGTCGGGACAGCGGATCATCTTCACCACCCTGGACGACGCGACCGGGCTGGTGGACCTGACCTTCTTCGAGTCCGTGCAGGACCGGTGCGCGGCCACCGTGTTCGGGTCCTGGCTGCTGGCCGTGCGCGGCAGGGTGCGCCGGTCCGGTTCGGGGATGGCCACCGTGACCGCCACCCACGCCTACGACCTGGGCGAGCTCACCGCGGCGTGGGAGGAGTCCGGATCCGCGGGGCTGGCCGACGCGCTACGCCCCCAGGGGCCGGTCCGGGCCTCCCGGGGCGTCGGCGGGCGCAGGATCCGCTACTCCAGCGGGTTCCGTGTCTCCCCCTACGCCGACCTGCCCTCGGTCACCGCGGCCCCGCGCGGACTGTGGCACGCCAGCCCCGGCAGCTCCGGCCCGTGA
- a CDS encoding bifunctional UDP-sugar hydrolase/5'-nucleotidase, with translation MAADSPISRRGAIGGLSAAGALALAGWPGTAAASSARDALITVMGTSDLHGYCLNWDYFKNAEYENNDGDHIGIAKAASLIKQVRAERGTDNTLLFDSGDTIQGSSLATYYNTVEPFTETGETHPMARAMNAVGYDAVALGNHEFNYGLAHLDAWIEQMDAPVLGANAVHHGTDDPAYKPYVLKRMRVTCTNKPGRQPLVVGVLGLTNPGSIIWDRRHVEGELEFRDLVETAAHWVPIMRAEGADIVIVSAHSGDSGTSSYGDGLPVENASAMVAEEVPGIDAILFGHAHRDVPERFVTNRVTGEDVLMSMPSYWGRRLSVMDLALRRERGRWRVVSKSAVALNANTVEEDPDVVAAVEGQHATAVDYVNQVIATSTEELSAARACWTDTPIVDYIQHVQIETVRAALAGTPEEDLPVISIAAPFSRSAVFPAGDVSIRDMAGLYIYDNTLLASELTGAQVRAYLEFSARYFEQVAPGAAVDPEQITNAGGTPDYNFDQIAGLEYEIDISRPPGQRITSLTRDGAEVADGQRFVMAVNNYRQSGGGGFPHIADAPVVYNEQIEVRQALIDHATETGTIDPDDFHVLNWRLVREGEPVFE, from the coding sequence ATGGCCGCGGACTCCCCCATCTCCCGACGCGGTGCGATCGGCGGGCTCAGCGCCGCCGGCGCGCTGGCCCTGGCCGGGTGGCCCGGCACCGCCGCCGCGTCCTCCGCCCGCGACGCCCTCATCACCGTCATGGGCACGTCCGACCTCCACGGCTACTGCCTGAACTGGGACTACTTCAAGAACGCCGAGTACGAGAACAACGACGGCGACCACATCGGCATCGCCAAGGCCGCCAGCCTGATCAAGCAGGTGCGGGCCGAACGCGGGACGGACAACACCCTGTTGTTCGACTCCGGCGACACCATCCAGGGGTCCTCCCTGGCCACGTACTACAACACCGTGGAGCCCTTCACCGAGACCGGTGAGACCCACCCGATGGCGCGGGCGATGAACGCCGTCGGCTACGACGCCGTGGCCCTGGGCAACCACGAGTTCAACTACGGCCTCGCGCACCTGGACGCGTGGATCGAGCAGATGGATGCCCCCGTCCTGGGCGCCAACGCCGTCCACCACGGCACCGACGACCCCGCCTACAAGCCCTACGTCCTCAAGCGCATGCGGGTGACCTGCACGAACAAGCCCGGCAGGCAGCCGCTGGTGGTCGGCGTGCTGGGCTTGACCAACCCCGGATCCATCATCTGGGACCGCCGGCACGTCGAGGGCGAGCTGGAGTTCCGCGACCTGGTGGAGACCGCCGCCCACTGGGTGCCGATCATGCGCGCCGAGGGCGCCGACATCGTCATCGTCAGCGCGCACTCCGGTGACAGCGGCACCTCCTCCTACGGCGACGGACTGCCGGTGGAGAACGCCTCGGCCATGGTCGCCGAGGAGGTCCCCGGCATCGACGCGATCCTCTTCGGGCACGCCCACCGGGACGTGCCGGAGCGGTTCGTGACCAACCGCGTCACAGGCGAGGACGTCCTGATGTCGATGCCCTCCTACTGGGGACGGCGTCTGTCGGTCATGGACCTGGCGTTGCGCCGCGAGCGCGGCCGGTGGCGGGTGGTGTCCAAGAGCGCGGTCGCCCTCAACGCCAACACCGTCGAGGAGGACCCGGACGTCGTGGCGGCGGTCGAGGGCCAGCACGCCACCGCCGTGGACTACGTCAACCAGGTGATCGCGACCTCCACCGAGGAACTGAGCGCGGCGCGGGCCTGCTGGACGGACACCCCGATCGTGGACTACATCCAGCACGTGCAGATCGAGACGGTCCGCGCGGCGCTGGCGGGGACCCCGGAGGAGGACCTGCCGGTCATCTCCATCGCGGCGCCCTTCAGCCGCTCGGCGGTCTTCCCGGCCGGCGACGTCAGCATCCGCGACATGGCCGGTCTGTACATCTACGACAACACGCTCCTGGCCAGCGAGCTCACCGGTGCCCAGGTGCGCGCGTACCTGGAGTTCTCCGCACGGTACTTCGAACAGGTCGCCCCGGGGGCGGCGGTGGACCCCGAGCAGATCACCAACGCGGGCGGCACCCCGGACTACAACTTCGACCAGATCGCGGGGCTGGAGTACGAGATCGACATCTCCCGCCCCCCGGGGCAGCGGATCACCTCACTGACCCGGGACGGCGCGGAGGTGGCCGACGGCCAGCGCTTCGTGATGGCGGTGAACAACTACCGCCAGTCCGGTGGCGGCGGCTTCCCGCACATCGCGGACGCCCCGGTCGTGTACAACGAGCAGATCGAGGTGCGCCAGGCCCTGATCGACCACGCCACCGAGACCGGCACGATCGACCCGGACGACTTCCACGTGCTCAACTGGCGCCTGGTCCGCGAGGGCGAGCCCGTCTTCGAGTGA
- a CDS encoding YciI family protein gives MEFFCYHRDRPGSMALREKLLEEHWSYMDRFSEGMIARGPTFAEDGETASGSVHIVDLPDVAAARAFALDEPNHLAGVYRDVLLRRWRNVLGRTMWDFPGGLEGGSRFLVLGLGAEGPVDPAPPPGREDLLAYGPLLTDDGTTRLGTAALVRASDPGTARAVLDGERHADVEVHAWECGGRRS, from the coding sequence ATGGAGTTCTTCTGCTACCACCGTGACCGGCCGGGTTCGATGGCCTTGCGCGAGAAGCTGCTGGAGGAGCACTGGTCCTACATGGACCGGTTCTCGGAGGGCATGATCGCCCGCGGCCCGACCTTCGCCGAGGACGGGGAGACGGCGTCCGGCAGCGTGCACATCGTCGACCTGCCGGACGTGGCCGCCGCCCGGGCGTTCGCACTGGACGAGCCCAACCACCTGGCGGGGGTGTACCGGGACGTGCTGCTGCGCCGGTGGCGCAACGTGCTGGGCCGCACCATGTGGGACTTCCCCGGCGGGCTGGAGGGCGGCAGCCGCTTCCTGGTGCTCGGCCTGGGCGCGGAGGGGCCGGTCGACCCCGCGCCGCCGCCCGGCCGGGAGGACCTGCTCGCCTACGGGCCGCTGCTGACCGACGACGGCACGACGCGGCTGGGCACGGCGGCGCTGGTCCGGGCGTCCGACCCCGGAACGGCACGCGCCGTCCTGGACGGAGAGCGCCACGCGGACGTGGAGGTGCACGCCTGGGAGTGCGGCGGACGGCGCTCCTGA
- a CDS encoding amidase: protein MRVDEYLAHDAVGLAELLRGREVTPAEVLEAAIERAEEVNPALNAIIVPMYQEGRRLATGAPEGPLRGVPFLLKDLAQDYAGYPTSAGSRALRHVPADRHAEVVHRWLGAGLVPFGKTNTPEFGAKAVTESQAFGPARNPWNLGHTPGGSSGGSAAAVAAGVVPAAGANDGGGSIRIPAACCGLFGLKPGRGRVPFGPGSGEPMHGASVNGVLTRTVRDSAALLQVMAGPEATSPYPIAPPERPYTEEVGRDPGRLRIGFTERSPLGTRVHPEAVRAVRASARLLEGLGHEVVEAEPAIDGRALTEDFLTLWYGSMAAMVEETKADTGCSDDDFEPDTLMLAAMGRSRTAADYVRGNGRWNDHVLALADFHARYDLLLTPTIAGPPVTIGRLDPPPWLRTATRLLVRTRTARIVTATRTVTDEVMNNLTATPFTLMANLTGTPAMSVPLHWTESGLPLGVQFIAASAGEGLLLRLAAQLEQAAPWADRRPRGVPFPSRP from the coding sequence ATGAGAGTTGACGAGTACCTCGCACACGACGCTGTCGGCCTGGCGGAACTGCTCCGAGGCAGGGAGGTCACCCCCGCCGAGGTCCTGGAGGCCGCCATCGAGCGGGCCGAGGAGGTCAATCCGGCGCTCAACGCGATCATCGTGCCCATGTACCAGGAAGGCCGCCGCCTCGCCACGGGCGCACCCGAAGGGCCCCTCCGCGGGGTTCCCTTCCTGCTCAAGGACCTCGCCCAGGACTACGCCGGCTACCCCACCTCCGCCGGAAGCCGGGCGCTGCGCCACGTCCCCGCGGACCGCCACGCCGAGGTGGTGCACCGCTGGCTGGGCGCCGGTCTGGTGCCCTTCGGCAAGACCAACACTCCCGAGTTCGGCGCCAAGGCGGTCACCGAGTCCCAGGCGTTCGGCCCGGCCCGCAACCCGTGGAACCTCGGCCACACGCCCGGCGGTTCCTCGGGCGGTTCCGCCGCGGCCGTCGCCGCGGGTGTCGTCCCCGCGGCCGGGGCCAACGACGGCGGCGGCTCCATCCGCATTCCCGCGGCGTGCTGCGGCCTGTTCGGTCTCAAACCCGGGCGCGGCCGGGTGCCCTTCGGCCCCGGCTCGGGCGAGCCCATGCACGGCGCGTCGGTCAACGGGGTCCTGACCCGCACCGTGCGCGACAGCGCCGCCCTGCTCCAGGTGATGGCGGGTCCCGAGGCCACCTCGCCCTACCCGATCGCACCGCCGGAGCGCCCCTACACCGAGGAGGTCGGCCGGGACCCGGGACGGCTGCGGATCGGCTTCACCGAACGCTCCCCGCTGGGCACCCGCGTACACCCCGAGGCGGTGCGGGCGGTCCGCGCGTCCGCCCGGCTGCTGGAGGGCCTGGGCCACGAGGTCGTGGAGGCCGAGCCCGCCATCGACGGCCGAGCCCTCACCGAGGACTTCCTGACCCTCTGGTACGGCTCGATGGCCGCCATGGTGGAGGAGACCAAAGCCGACACCGGCTGCTCGGACGACGACTTCGAACCCGACACGCTCATGCTCGCCGCCATGGGCCGGTCCCGCACCGCCGCCGACTACGTGCGCGGGAACGGGCGCTGGAACGATCACGTCCTCGCCCTCGCCGACTTCCACGCCCGCTACGACCTGCTGCTCACCCCCACCATCGCTGGGCCGCCGGTGACCATCGGCCGCCTGGACCCGCCGCCGTGGCTGCGCACCGCCACCCGGCTGCTGGTGCGTACCCGTACCGCGCGGATCGTCACCGCCACCCGCACGGTCACCGACGAGGTGATGAACAACCTCACCGCCACCCCGTTCACCCTCATGGCCAACCTCACCGGAACCCCCGCCATGTCCGTGCCCCTGCACTGGACGGAGTCCGGTCTGCCGCTGGGCGTGCAGTTCATCGCGGCCTCGGCCGGCGAGGGGCTTCTGCTGCGCCTGGCCGCCCAGTTGGAGCAGGCCGCCCCCTGGGCCGACCGCCGCCCGAGGGGAGTGCCCTTCCCCTCCCGGCCATAG
- the pabB gene encoding aminodeoxychorismate synthase component I gives MRVLLVDNHDSYTYNVFQLVARVLGRAPVVLTNDDARWDGFDVSGVDAIVVSPGPGRPHNPRDLGRVPELLGHTGVPVLGVCLGHQAIALLAGAEVASAPEPRHGHLSRIRHTGSGPFAGLPQDFTAVRYHSLAVSDPLPPTLTATAWAEDGVVMGLEHRVLPRWGVQFHPESVASEFGADLVGTFLDLARTPSRGARRSAPGPARREPARDAHTSGPGAYDSARTEREPAPDTADPPPAGGRGRRVPAPRTLELPVAVDTEAAFARLYGDAEHAFWLDSSRPQGPARFSYLGCATGEVLTYRVGEPGVRVRSADGSEHQEPGSVFDALDRRTPPPVPSALPFDFTGGYVGYFGYELKADCGGEAAHTATTPDAVWMRCDRFVAVDHRLGRTHVVCADDAPDGDAWLRRTREALTGLAPLPRPAPASPPTDLAGLLERPRHAYVDDVKECLGHLTSGESYEICLTNRVRLPDPGGDDLDFYRRLRAASPAPYAALLRLGGVSVLSASPERFLRVDGDGVAESRPIKGTAPRHSDPAADARAVEELRTGAKTRAENLMIVDLLRNDLGRVCEVGTVEVPAFMYTESYATVHQLVSTVRGRLREDVSAVGAVRACFPGGSMTGAPKLRTMEIIDRLESSARGIYSGALGYLSHSGTADLSIVIRTAVRADGELAIGAGGAIVLDSDPEGEYAEMLLKAEVPARGR, from the coding sequence ATGCGCGTTCTCCTCGTGGACAACCACGACTCCTACACGTACAACGTCTTCCAGCTCGTCGCGCGCGTGCTCGGCCGGGCCCCCGTGGTCCTCACCAACGACGACGCACGCTGGGACGGATTCGACGTCTCCGGCGTGGACGCGATCGTGGTCTCGCCCGGACCGGGCCGCCCGCACAACCCCCGCGACCTCGGCAGGGTGCCCGAACTCCTGGGACACACCGGTGTGCCCGTGCTGGGGGTGTGCCTGGGCCACCAGGCCATCGCCCTTCTGGCCGGGGCCGAGGTGGCCTCGGCCCCCGAGCCCCGCCACGGCCACCTCTCCCGCATCCGCCACACCGGCAGCGGCCCGTTCGCCGGCCTGCCGCAGGACTTCACCGCCGTGCGCTACCACTCGCTGGCCGTGTCCGACCCGCTGCCGCCGACCCTGACGGCGACCGCCTGGGCCGAGGACGGCGTGGTCATGGGCCTGGAGCACCGCGTCCTGCCGCGGTGGGGCGTGCAGTTCCACCCCGAGTCCGTCGCCAGCGAGTTCGGCGCCGATCTGGTGGGGACCTTCCTCGACCTGGCGCGGACCCCTTCACGCGGCGCACGACGGTCCGCTCCCGGTCCCGCGCGGCGCGAGCCCGCCCGCGACGCGCACACGTCCGGCCCCGGCGCGTACGACTCCGCCCGCACAGAGCGCGAGCCGGCCCCCGACACGGCCGATCCGCCCCCCGCCGGCGGGCGGGGACGCCGGGTACCGGCTCCGCGCACACTGGAGCTGCCGGTCGCCGTCGACACCGAGGCCGCCTTCGCCCGCCTGTACGGCGACGCCGAGCACGCGTTCTGGCTGGACAGCTCCCGCCCCCAGGGCCCCGCCCGCTTCTCCTACCTCGGCTGTGCCACCGGCGAGGTGCTCACCTACCGGGTGGGCGAGCCCGGGGTGCGTGTCCGCTCGGCCGACGGCAGCGAGCACCAGGAGCCCGGCAGCGTCTTCGACGCCCTGGACCGGCGCACGCCGCCTCCCGTCCCCAGCGCCCTGCCCTTCGACTTCACGGGCGGCTACGTCGGCTACTTCGGCTACGAGCTCAAGGCCGACTGCGGTGGCGAGGCCGCCCACACCGCGACCACCCCCGACGCGGTGTGGATGCGCTGTGACCGCTTCGTCGCCGTGGACCACCGGCTCGGCCGCACCCACGTGGTGTGCGCCGACGACGCCCCCGACGGCGACGCCTGGCTGCGGCGTACCCGCGAAGCGCTCACCGGGCTGGCGCCCCTGCCCCGGCCCGCGCCCGCCTCGCCCCCCACCGATCTGGCCGGGCTGCTGGAGCGCCCCCGTCACGCCTACGTCGACGACGTCAAGGAATGCCTGGGCCACCTCACCTCCGGGGAGAGCTACGAGATCTGCCTGACCAACCGGGTCCGCCTGCCCGATCCCGGCGGCGACGACCTGGACTTCTACCGTCGCCTGCGTGCCGCGAGCCCCGCGCCCTACGCAGCCCTGCTGCGGCTGGGCGGGGTGAGTGTGCTGAGCGCCTCGCCCGAGCGCTTCCTGCGCGTGGACGGCGACGGGGTGGCCGAGAGCCGGCCCATCAAGGGCACCGCGCCCCGCCACAGCGACCCCGCCGCCGACGCGCGGGCCGTCGAGGAGCTGCGCACCGGGGCCAAGACCCGCGCGGAGAACCTCATGATCGTGGACCTGCTCCGCAACGACCTGGGGCGGGTGTGCGAGGTCGGCACCGTCGAGGTCCCCGCGTTCATGTACACCGAGTCCTACGCCACCGTCCACCAGCTCGTCTCCACCGTCCGGGGGCGCCTGCGCGAGGACGTGTCCGCGGTCGGGGCCGTGCGCGCCTGCTTCCCCGGCGGTTCGATGACCGGGGCGCCCAAGCTGCGGACCATGGAGATCATCGACCGGCTGGAGTCCTCCGCCCGTGGGATCTACTCCGGTGCGCTGGGCTACCTCTCGCACTCGGGGACGGCGGACCTGAGCATCGTCATCCGCACCGCGGTGCGCGCGGACGGAGAGCTGGCCATCGGAGCGGGCGGAGCGATCGTGCTGGACTCCGACCCCGAGGGCGAGTACGCGGAGATGCTACTCAAGGCCGAGGTGCCGGCCCGGGGGCGGTGA
- a CDS encoding SHOCT domain-containing protein, translating into MALAMGAFLMVLMVTMALFLVLAAGSAGRQSEPDRPRPFRTQHDGAPGTDLDAAQEELRLRYARGEVDREEFLQRKIDLER; encoded by the coding sequence ATGGCATTAGCGATGGGCGCGTTCTTGATGGTCCTCATGGTGACGATGGCGTTGTTCCTCGTCCTGGCGGCGGGATCCGCGGGCCGACAGTCGGAACCGGACCGCCCGCGTCCCTTCCGCACACAGCACGACGGCGCGCCCGGAACGGATCTGGACGCGGCGCAAGAGGAGCTGAGGCTCAGATACGCCCGGGGCGAGGTCGACCGCGAGGAGTTCCTCCAACGCAAGATCGACCTGGAGCGCTGA
- a CDS encoding sugar porter family MFS transporter: MTLIAAAAAMGGFLFGYDSAVINGAVDAIQQRFEVGPATLGFTVAAALLGSALGAATAGSLADRLGRIRVMQIAGLLFAVSAIGSALPFSVWDLTFWRVLGGVAIGMASVIAPTYIAEVSPAAFRGRLAALQQLAIVLGIAMSQLVNYTVAQSAGGSAQNGIGPLQAWQWMLGIEVLPALLYIGLSLTIPESPRFLVRVGRTDQARRILAEVEGGGRAHVDRRIAEIHEALGTERRPRLRDLTGRFGLLPIVWIGMAISAFQQLVGINVIFYYSSSLWQSVGVAESDSLLLSLFTSVVNIVGTIIAIALVDRIGRKPLLLVGSAGMTVSLGLTAYAFSNAVVVGDEASLSFGWGVVALISASSFVLFFALSWGVVVWVLLGEMFPLRIRAAAMAVATATQWITNWLITVSFPSLRDWNLSGAYTLYAMFALLSFFFVWRFVRETRGKTLEEMQG; this comes from the coding sequence GTGACGCTGATCGCCGCCGCCGCGGCGATGGGCGGCTTCCTCTTCGGCTACGACAGCGCCGTGATCAACGGCGCCGTGGACGCGATCCAGCAGCGGTTCGAGGTGGGACCGGCCACGCTCGGGTTCACGGTCGCCGCCGCACTGCTGGGCAGCGCCCTGGGCGCCGCCACCGCCGGCTCCCTGGCCGACCGGCTCGGCCGTATCCGCGTCATGCAGATCGCGGGTCTGCTGTTCGCGGTGAGCGCCATCGGCTCCGCGCTGCCGTTCTCGGTATGGGACCTGACGTTCTGGCGGGTCCTGGGCGGTGTGGCCATCGGTATGGCGTCGGTGATCGCGCCGACCTACATCGCCGAGGTCTCACCGGCGGCCTTCCGCGGGCGGCTGGCCGCGCTGCAACAGCTCGCGATCGTCCTCGGCATCGCCATGTCGCAGCTGGTCAACTACACCGTGGCCCAGAGCGCGGGCGGCAGTGCCCAGAACGGCATCGGCCCGCTCCAGGCCTGGCAGTGGATGCTCGGCATCGAGGTTCTGCCCGCGCTGCTCTACATCGGGTTGAGCCTGACCATCCCCGAGTCACCCCGGTTCCTGGTGCGGGTGGGGCGCACGGACCAGGCACGCCGCATCCTGGCGGAGGTGGAGGGCGGCGGCCGCGCCCACGTGGACCGGCGTATCGCCGAGATCCACGAAGCCCTGGGCACGGAACGGCGTCCGCGGCTGCGCGACCTGACGGGCCGCTTCGGTCTGCTGCCCATCGTGTGGATCGGCATGGCGATCTCCGCCTTCCAGCAGCTGGTCGGCATCAACGTGATCTTCTACTACTCCAGCTCGCTGTGGCAGTCCGTCGGCGTGGCCGAGAGCGACTCGCTGCTGCTGAGCCTGTTCACCTCCGTGGTCAACATCGTGGGCACGATCATCGCGATCGCCCTGGTGGACCGGATCGGTCGCAAGCCCCTGCTGCTGGTCGGATCGGCCGGAATGACCGTGTCCCTGGGCCTGACCGCCTACGCGTTCAGCAACGCCGTGGTGGTGGGCGACGAGGCATCCCTGTCGTTCGGTTGGGGCGTGGTGGCCCTGATCTCCGCCAGTTCGTTCGTGCTGTTCTTCGCCCTGTCGTGGGGTGTGGTGGTGTGGGTGCTGCTGGGTGAGATGTTCCCGCTGCGGATCCGTGCCGCCGCCATGGCCGTGGCCACCGCCACCCAGTGGATCACCAACTGGCTGATCACGGTGAGCTTCCCGAGCCTGCGCGACTGGAACCTGAGCGGGGCGTACACCTTGTACGCGATGTTCGCCCTGCTGTCGTTCTTCTTCGTGTGGCGATTCGTGCGCGAGACACGCGGCAAGACCCTGGAGGAGATGCAGGGCTGA